A genomic region of Fodinisporobacter ferrooxydans contains the following coding sequences:
- a CDS encoding MGDG synthase family glycosyltransferase: MHTIRKVLILSAEYGEGHQQAALAMKEAFMQADSSIQVEIVDYLQMVNPLLNSVTRYCLIQSVRYAPSLYGYFYNRTGKLKSSSRIQTYLNQLGIDELEQYIHDFKPDIVISTFPAPAGVMSVLKERGLTNVPTATVITDYAIHNQWIHPFTDMYFVGSEYVRRGLIARGVSEQKIYVTGIPIRSSFAAPLKKMELIQKYKLDPNLPTVLLMGGSYGVLSDITSIGEELLKFARPIQVLIVCGRNEKLYSHFQKRSDDASNLARIFGFTHKINELMAISDLIITKAGGLTVSESLAMELPMLLYRPIPGQEQQNSKFLVQSQVALLAKTRNQVSDHLHTLLQAETADILQTMKKNMKRLKKPFAANQIVDLVIRKASINDSISQRSQSLETWTSEQIW, from the coding sequence ATGCATACAATACGAAAAGTATTAATACTTTCCGCTGAATACGGCGAGGGACACCAACAAGCTGCACTTGCAATGAAAGAAGCATTTATGCAGGCAGATTCTTCGATTCAAGTTGAAATCGTCGACTACTTGCAAATGGTTAATCCGCTGTTAAATTCCGTTACCCGGTATTGTTTAATTCAAAGCGTGCGGTATGCGCCGTCTTTATATGGCTATTTTTATAATCGAACGGGAAAACTCAAGTCATCTTCGCGCATACAAACGTATCTCAATCAATTGGGCATCGACGAACTGGAGCAGTACATACATGACTTCAAGCCTGATATCGTGATTTCCACATTCCCGGCTCCTGCAGGCGTCATGTCCGTATTAAAAGAGCGCGGATTGACAAATGTTCCGACCGCAACGGTTATTACGGATTATGCCATTCACAATCAATGGATTCATCCGTTTACCGATATGTATTTTGTAGGCTCGGAGTACGTAAGACGCGGGCTTATTGCCAGGGGAGTTTCGGAACAAAAAATCTATGTGACAGGCATTCCGATACGTTCAAGTTTTGCTGCTCCTTTAAAAAAAATGGAACTCATACAAAAATATAAATTGGACCCGAACCTGCCGACTGTCTTGCTCATGGGTGGGTCATATGGCGTTTTAAGCGACATTACAAGCATTGGTGAAGAATTGTTAAAGTTTGCGCGTCCTATACAAGTTTTGATTGTATGTGGCCGCAATGAAAAACTTTACTCGCATTTCCAGAAACGAAGCGACGATGCTTCGAATCTGGCGAGGATTTTTGGCTTTACTCATAAAATCAACGAATTGATGGCGATATCTGACCTGATCATTACAAAGGCCGGCGGCTTGACTGTCTCAGAATCGTTGGCGATGGAACTGCCGATGTTGCTGTATCGACCCATTCCAGGGCAAGAACAACAAAATTCTAAATTTTTGGTTCAATCCCAAGTTGCGTTATTGGCCAAAACACGAAATCAGGTGTCAGATCACTTGCATACGCTTTTGCAGGCAGAAACTGCGGACATTTTGCAAACGATGAAAAAAAACATGAAACGACTGAAAAAACCTTTTGCGGCGAATCAGATTGTGGATCTGGTCATACGAAAAGCATCCATAAATGATTCCATTTCACAACGGAGCCAGTCGCTTGAAACATGGACATCTGAGCAAATATGGTAA
- the metH gene encoding methionine synthase, translating into MKQKILILDGAMGTMLQQANLTAEDFGGEEYEGCNEYLNLTRPDVIRSIHEQYLDAGADIIETNSFGGTPLVLAEYGLQDKAWEINFESARLAREAADLYSTSDWPRYVAGSMGPTTKTLSVTGGTTFDELAENYFVQAKALMQGGVDVLLVETAQDMLNVKAAGIGIRRAFADLKKEVPVMISGTIEPMGTTLAGQNIEAFYISLEHLQPISVGLNCATGPEFMRDHLRTLSDLAVTHVSCYPNAGLPDENGHYHESPASLAKKLAGFAEQGWINVAGGCCGTTPEHIRAMAETLRQYKPRNPAQGHLPVVSGIEPLYIEEDNRPLIVGERTNVIGSKKFRRLIAEGSFEEAAEIARAQVKKGAHVIDVCLADPDRDEINDMRQFLKYVVNKVKVPLMIDSTDAEVLELGLKHSQGKAIINSINLEDGEERFEKVCPLIQKYGAAVVVGTIDEQGMAVTRERKLEVAKRSYDLLVHKYGIHPQDIIFDPLVFPVGTGDEAYIGSATETVEGIRLIKEALPDCQSILGVSNVSFGLPAAGREVLNAVFLYHCTKAGLSYAIVNAEKLERFASIPEEERQMAEQLLFATNDQTLAAFTAFYRDKKVVEKKVATNLSLEERLANYVVEGSKEGLLDDLNEALSKYSPLDIINGPLMAGMGEVGRLFNNNELIVAEVLQSAEVMKASVAFLEPFMERSDSAVKGRILLATVKGDVHDIGKNLVEIILGNNGYQIINLGIKVPPEQLIEAYRREKPDMIGLSGLLVKSAQQMVVTAQDLKNAGIDVPILVGGAALTKKFTDQKIAPQYEGLVVYAKDAMDGLDIANRLSDGEERQQLIQQLRESRQSNVMDSGKKAVPASAATQERVSTVRRDAPVFLPPDFERHVIRDYPVSYLQPYLNLQMLLGKHLGYRGNVEKKLAEGDEKILQLKETVDELLQEARTDRIIQAHGMYRFFPAQSKGETVYVYDPLDHSKILETFTFPRQENDLHLCLADFVRPVESGVMDYVAFLAVTTGHGIRALSTKWKEAGEYLRSHVLQALALELAEAFAERVHHMIRDMWGFPDPADMTMRERFIAKYQGIRVSFGYPACPNLEDQEQLFRLLQPQDIGIQLTDGHMMDPEASVSAMVFSHPDARYFNVDA; encoded by the coding sequence ATGAAACAGAAAATCCTTATTTTGGACGGTGCCATGGGAACAATGCTTCAGCAGGCAAATTTGACGGCTGAAGATTTTGGCGGCGAAGAGTATGAAGGATGCAATGAATATTTAAATCTTACAAGACCCGATGTCATACGCAGCATCCATGAACAGTATTTGGATGCCGGTGCCGATATTATTGAAACAAATTCCTTTGGCGGCACACCCCTTGTGCTTGCCGAGTACGGGTTGCAAGACAAAGCCTGGGAAATAAACTTCGAATCTGCAAGGCTGGCGCGGGAAGCGGCCGATTTGTACTCGACGTCCGATTGGCCACGCTATGTCGCCGGCTCCATGGGGCCTACGACAAAAACGTTGTCTGTCACCGGCGGCACCACATTTGATGAACTGGCAGAAAATTATTTTGTCCAGGCCAAGGCGCTGATGCAAGGCGGGGTGGATGTCCTATTGGTCGAGACGGCGCAGGATATGCTGAATGTCAAAGCGGCAGGGATCGGGATTCGCCGGGCGTTTGCCGATCTGAAGAAAGAAGTGCCCGTCATGATTTCCGGAACGATTGAACCGATGGGAACGACATTGGCCGGCCAAAACATCGAGGCGTTTTACATCTCGCTGGAGCATTTGCAGCCAATCTCCGTGGGTTTGAATTGCGCCACGGGACCGGAATTCATGAGAGATCATTTGCGGACACTGTCAGATCTGGCAGTCACTCACGTCAGTTGCTATCCAAATGCGGGTCTGCCGGATGAGAACGGTCATTATCACGAATCACCGGCAAGTCTGGCGAAGAAGCTGGCGGGATTTGCCGAGCAAGGCTGGATCAATGTAGCCGGCGGCTGCTGCGGCACGACGCCGGAGCATATTCGGGCAATGGCGGAAACGCTGCGCCAGTATAAGCCGCGCAATCCGGCGCAAGGGCATCTGCCTGTCGTGTCAGGGATTGAGCCATTGTATATAGAAGAAGACAATCGGCCTTTAATCGTAGGCGAACGGACAAATGTCATCGGATCGAAAAAATTTCGGCGCTTGATTGCAGAGGGGTCATTTGAAGAAGCGGCTGAAATTGCCCGGGCACAAGTGAAAAAGGGAGCACATGTGATCGATGTTTGCTTGGCAGACCCGGATCGGGACGAGATCAACGACATGCGCCAATTCCTGAAGTATGTGGTGAATAAAGTAAAAGTGCCGTTGATGATCGACTCCACGGATGCGGAAGTCTTGGAATTAGGACTAAAACATTCCCAAGGAAAAGCGATTATCAATTCCATCAATTTGGAGGACGGGGAAGAGCGGTTCGAAAAAGTCTGTCCGCTGATCCAAAAATACGGAGCTGCTGTCGTCGTCGGCACGATTGATGAACAAGGAATGGCTGTGACGCGGGAACGAAAGCTGGAAGTCGCCAAACGTTCCTATGATCTGCTCGTACACAAATATGGAATCCACCCGCAAGACATCATTTTCGATCCGTTGGTGTTCCCGGTCGGTACCGGTGATGAAGCGTATATCGGCTCTGCCACGGAGACGGTGGAAGGCATTCGTTTGATCAAAGAAGCGCTGCCCGATTGTCAATCGATTCTCGGCGTCAGCAATGTATCCTTTGGCTTGCCGGCAGCCGGGCGGGAAGTATTGAATGCCGTGTTCCTCTATCATTGCACGAAAGCGGGACTTTCCTATGCGATTGTGAATGCGGAAAAACTGGAGCGTTTCGCATCCATACCGGAAGAAGAGCGGCAAATGGCTGAACAATTGCTGTTTGCGACAAATGATCAAACACTGGCCGCTTTTACCGCTTTTTATCGGGATAAAAAAGTTGTGGAAAAGAAAGTCGCCACGAATCTGTCATTGGAAGAACGATTGGCCAACTATGTTGTGGAAGGTTCGAAAGAGGGTCTCCTGGACGATTTAAACGAAGCATTGTCAAAATACAGTCCATTAGACATCATCAACGGCCCTCTGATGGCCGGAATGGGAGAAGTGGGGCGGCTTTTCAATAACAATGAATTAATTGTCGCAGAAGTGCTGCAAAGCGCGGAAGTGATGAAAGCGTCAGTGGCGTTTTTGGAGCCTTTTATGGAACGTTCGGACTCGGCGGTCAAAGGAAGAATCCTGTTGGCGACTGTAAAAGGTGACGTACATGATATCGGCAAGAATCTGGTCGAGATTATTTTGGGCAACAATGGCTACCAGATCATTAATCTGGGCATCAAAGTTCCGCCGGAACAGTTAATTGAGGCATATCGCCGGGAAAAACCTGATATGATCGGCTTGTCCGGTTTATTGGTCAAGTCTGCCCAACAGATGGTTGTGACGGCGCAAGATTTAAAAAATGCCGGGATTGACGTGCCGATCCTGGTCGGCGGGGCAGCTTTGACGAAAAAATTTACCGATCAAAAAATTGCACCGCAATACGAAGGGCTTGTCGTATATGCAAAGGACGCCATGGATGGATTGGATATTGCCAATCGTCTCAGCGATGGGGAAGAACGCCAGCAATTGATTCAGCAGCTGCGGGAAAGCCGCCAATCCAATGTGATGGATTCCGGGAAAAAAGCAGTCCCTGCGTCTGCCGCAACACAGGAACGGGTCTCGACCGTTCGCCGGGATGCGCCTGTATTCTTGCCGCCTGATTTTGAACGGCATGTGATCCGCGACTATCCGGTTTCCTATTTGCAACCGTATTTGAATCTGCAAATGCTGTTGGGAAAACATCTCGGTTATCGCGGCAATGTGGAGAAGAAGCTGGCAGAAGGCGATGAGAAGATCTTGCAATTGAAGGAAACGGTCGATGAACTGCTGCAAGAGGCGAGAACGGACAGAATTATCCAGGCACATGGCATGTATCGATTCTTCCCGGCACAATCCAAAGGAGAAACGGTGTATGTCTATGATCCGCTGGACCATTCAAAAATCTTGGAGACATTCACATTTCCCCGTCAGGAAAACGATTTGCATCTCTGTCTGGCAGATTTCGTACGGCCTGTAGAAAGTGGCGTCATGGACTATGTGGCATTCCTTGCGGTGACGACAGGACACGGGATTCGTGCACTCTCTACCAAATGGAAAGAGGCAGGGGAGTATTTGCGTTCGCATGTACTGCAGGCATTGGCATTGGAATTGGCGGAAGCGTTCGCGGAAAGGGTGCATCACATGATTCGCGATATGTGGGGTTTCCCCGATCCGGCGGATATGACCATGCGGGAACGGTTTATCGCCAAATATCAGGGAATTCGCGTATCCTTCGGGTATCCTGCATGTCCTAATCTGGAAGATCAGGAACAACTGTTCCGCTTGCTGCAGCCGCAAGATATCGGCATCCAGTTGACGGACGGTCATATGATGGACCCGGAAGCTTCTGTATCCGCCATGGTATTTTCCCATCCGGATGCCCGGTATTTTAATGTGGATGCGTAA
- a CDS encoding aminoimidazole riboside kinase, whose translation MNGVISLGEALIDFIPLDSENSTYQKSPGGAPANVAVGIAKLGGKSTFLGKVGNDVLGVFLRDTLETHGVDVRQMPLAEEARTGLVFVTLDRSGERSFSFYIQPSADTFLNEQDVKESIFQEHKILHIGSISLIREPARSATKKAVRLAKQAGMLVSYDPNLRLSLWEDAATAKEGILSLLGEADVLKLSEEELEFLTGHKDLEAGLEALEHYGIPLRFVTMGGEGCMVSFKGKTTHVPAWKVEAIDTTGAGDAFVSGILYCLNQAERSLLALEHEDMVQMVRFAAVSGALAASTKGAMTALPTLEQVHAILQETV comes from the coding sequence GTGAACGGAGTCATCAGTCTTGGGGAAGCGTTAATCGATTTTATCCCACTTGATTCGGAAAATTCGACATATCAGAAATCGCCTGGCGGAGCGCCTGCCAATGTGGCGGTTGGCATTGCCAAATTGGGCGGCAAGTCAACATTTTTGGGGAAAGTCGGCAATGATGTGTTGGGTGTGTTTTTGCGGGATACATTGGAAACGCATGGAGTGGATGTGCGTCAGATGCCGCTTGCGGAGGAAGCTCGAACAGGGCTGGTGTTTGTCACATTGGATCGGTCAGGCGAGAGGAGCTTTAGCTTTTACATTCAGCCCAGTGCAGATACGTTTCTGAATGAACAGGATGTCAAAGAGTCCATATTTCAGGAACATAAAATTTTGCATATAGGCTCGATTTCCCTGATTCGTGAACCGGCCCGCAGCGCGACGAAGAAAGCGGTTCGATTGGCCAAACAAGCAGGCATGCTTGTCTCTTATGACCCAAATCTGCGCCTGTCCCTGTGGGAAGATGCAGCAACTGCGAAAGAAGGGATTCTTTCCTTGCTGGGAGAGGCGGACGTTTTGAAACTTTCCGAGGAAGAATTGGAGTTCTTGACAGGGCATAAAGATCTGGAAGCAGGGCTTGAAGCGCTGGAGCACTATGGCATTCCTTTGCGTTTTGTAACGATGGGCGGCGAAGGCTGTATGGTTTCGTTTAAAGGAAAAACAACACATGTGCCTGCCTGGAAAGTGGAAGCGATTGATACGACCGGAGCGGGGGACGCATTTGTCTCCGGGATTCTCTATTGTTTAAATCAGGCGGAACGTTCCTTGCTTGCGCTGGAGCATGAAGATATGGTGCAGATGGTGCGTTTCGCAGCTGTTTCCGGAGCCCTTGCCGCATCGACGAAAGGTGCCATGACCGCTCTGCCGACATTGGAGCAAGTACATGCAATCCTGCAGGAAACGGTTTAA
- a CDS encoding M3 family oligoendopeptidase: MQSYNQTWDLDVFFPGGSSSPEFAQYISKLDMDVQQLLQHLQHLHIPQSAEDGDDFQQVVERLQDVQKRIAQAMSFVGCLMAQDTKDKKAVLLNGQVKSLYAQYSSVWTLLDKAILKVDADVWSQLLRQAESLQGIAFPLNERRTQAIEKLPPEQEVLVNDLAVDGYHAWESLYDTTVGRMSIPLEENGETAAVSVGQAANKLASSKREERAAVFQKWEEAWAEQADFCADALNHLAGFRLAVYKHRGWNSVLKEPLAINRMSEQTLQTMWDVIDRNKDIFVQYLHRKAKLLGLERLSWHDVSAPLGKTTKQVSYAEAAEFILQHFQRFSPKMAAFAEQAFRNRWIEAEDRPGKRPGGFCTGFPVSGQTRIFLTFSGTSSNVSTLAHELGHGYHQYVMEDMPALAQNYAMNVAETASTFAEMIVSDAALRQAASDEERIVLLDEKVERAVAFFMNIHARFLFETSFYEERKNGLVDMEMLSQLMMTAQKTAYKDALAEYHPHFWASKLHFYITDVPFYNFPYTFGFLFSSGIYAQALQEGASFEDRYVALLRDTGSMTVEELAAKHLRADLTKPDFWQSAVDVSIADARQFLELTK, translated from the coding sequence ATGCAATCATATAATCAAACATGGGACCTGGATGTGTTCTTTCCCGGTGGAAGCAGTTCTCCGGAATTTGCTCAGTATATTTCAAAGTTGGATATGGATGTTCAACAGTTGTTGCAGCACTTGCAACATTTACATATTCCCCAGTCTGCAGAGGATGGGGATGATTTTCAGCAGGTGGTCGAACGCCTGCAAGATGTGCAGAAACGGATTGCGCAGGCGATGTCGTTTGTGGGATGCCTGATGGCGCAAGACACGAAAGATAAAAAGGCCGTTCTTTTAAATGGACAGGTAAAGAGCTTGTATGCACAGTATTCTTCTGTTTGGACATTGTTGGACAAAGCCATTTTAAAAGTGGATGCAGATGTATGGAGCCAGCTTTTGCGGCAAGCGGAATCGCTGCAAGGGATTGCCTTTCCGCTGAATGAAAGAAGGACACAGGCGATCGAAAAATTGCCGCCGGAGCAGGAAGTGTTGGTGAATGATTTGGCGGTTGACGGCTATCATGCCTGGGAATCCCTGTATGATACGACTGTTGGCAGAATGAGCATACCGCTTGAGGAAAATGGCGAGACGGCAGCGGTATCTGTCGGACAAGCGGCCAATAAGTTAGCCAGCAGCAAGCGGGAGGAACGCGCGGCCGTATTTCAAAAATGGGAAGAAGCCTGGGCCGAACAAGCGGACTTTTGTGCGGATGCGCTCAATCACTTGGCCGGGTTCCGGCTTGCCGTTTACAAACATCGGGGCTGGAATTCCGTGTTGAAGGAACCGCTCGCGATCAACCGCATGTCCGAGCAGACGTTGCAAACGATGTGGGATGTAATCGACCGGAACAAAGATATTTTCGTGCAGTATTTGCATCGCAAAGCAAAGCTGCTGGGTCTGGAACGGCTCAGCTGGCATGACGTTTCCGCCCCCCTTGGAAAAACGACGAAACAAGTCAGTTATGCAGAAGCAGCCGAATTTATTCTTCAACATTTCCAACGGTTCAGCCCGAAAATGGCGGCATTTGCAGAACAGGCGTTTCGCAACCGCTGGATCGAAGCGGAAGATCGCCCTGGGAAACGTCCCGGCGGATTCTGCACAGGATTTCCGGTCAGCGGGCAGACGCGCATCTTCCTGACATTCTCCGGAACATCTTCCAATGTATCGACATTGGCACATGAATTGGGACACGGGTATCACCAATATGTGATGGAAGATATGCCGGCATTGGCGCAAAATTATGCGATGAATGTAGCCGAAACCGCTTCGACGTTTGCCGAAATGATCGTATCGGACGCCGCATTGCGACAAGCGGCATCAGACGAGGAGCGAATCGTGTTACTGGATGAGAAAGTGGAACGGGCTGTCGCTTTTTTCATGAATATTCATGCCCGCTTCCTGTTCGAAACCAGTTTCTATGAAGAGAGGAAAAACGGCCTTGTCGATATGGAGATGCTGAGTCAGTTGATGATGACTGCCCAGAAAACAGCGTATAAGGATGCTCTGGCGGAATATCACCCTCATTTTTGGGCATCCAAATTGCATTTTTACATTACAGATGTTCCGTTTTATAATTTTCCTTATACGTTCGGGTTTTTGTTCAGTTCCGGCATTTACGCGCAAGCACTGCAGGAAGGTGCAAGTTTTGAAGACAGGTATGTAGCATTGCTGCGCGATACGGGGTCGATGACTGTGGAAGAATTGGCAGCGAAACATCTACGTGCAGATCTGACAAAACCGGACTTCTGGCAAAGCGCTGTCGATGTTTCGATTGCCGATGCAAGACAATTTCTTGAACTGACAAAGTAG
- a CDS encoding ribonuclease H-like YkuK family protein — protein sequence MATWKHPNKGDTSFSAICAFIRDKVNQDNGKHTFRIYLGTDSQSHGNSGVTRYVTALILHTVGKGANFFIKKMDEPLAPSLRQKIWRESVLTFEQAIELDHELSDLFNLSNVEFQIHVDCGMNGPTKDLIKEVTSMFISAGYDVVTKPDSVAASSAADRFSK from the coding sequence ATGGCTACTTGGAAGCATCCAAATAAAGGGGATACCTCCTTTTCAGCAATCTGTGCGTTCATTCGCGATAAAGTGAACCAGGACAACGGGAAACATACCTTTCGGATTTACCTTGGAACAGATTCCCAAAGCCACGGGAACAGCGGAGTTACCCGCTATGTAACGGCATTAATTTTGCATACGGTGGGCAAAGGTGCAAATTTTTTTATCAAGAAGATGGATGAGCCGCTGGCACCATCCTTGCGGCAAAAAATATGGCGGGAATCCGTTCTGACATTTGAGCAGGCCATCGAATTGGATCATGAGTTATCAGATCTTTTCAACCTTTCCAATGTTGAATTTCAAATTCATGTAGATTGCGGCATGAATGGTCCCACAAAAGATTTGATCAAGGAAGTCACAAGCATGTTCATTTCGGCCGGCTATGATGTAGTAACAAAACCGGACAGCGTTGCAGCCAGCAGTGCTGCTGACCGGTTCAGCAAATAG
- a CDS encoding PTS mannitol transporter subunit IICB, giving the protein MNKLGRLLSAMVYQNIAALIVVGMIRALFGVYGWWPNEQLNLLVGPMLNQLIPVLFGYTGGKLLGGQRGAVVAAVVTMGLTQASSVPMIIGAMAIGLFTGWLIQWIDKKLEHRLPAGFELLLANFIAAIVAVVLTLICFAFLGQVVSSFIKDMNHVLEIIVNSDWLLLSSVLIEPAKVFFFNNVINHGILAPLGIQQTKEMGKSVFFLLESNPGPGIGVLLAYWLRTTGEERKGVKTALIIHALGGVHEVYFPYVLMNLRLLFSVIAGGIAGIAVFQFFDVGLVSIASPGSILILAVLSPHDDLPFVMLGVMASALVSFLTGYMILRIPLHKAVNHTISRPNLTELGILQQTERWSEQLFEERQPPKSCRKIRTVVFSCDAGLASSSMAAALLKKKLKVLELDIHVTNSSIYEIPAEADLIITHKTLTPKARQNAPDREHMSVEAFTDMKVYDAVIARLQEEYKRH; this is encoded by the coding sequence ATGAATAAATTGGGCCGATTATTAAGCGCCATGGTGTATCAAAACATCGCTGCCTTGATTGTGGTAGGAATGATCCGGGCTTTATTTGGCGTGTATGGTTGGTGGCCGAATGAACAATTGAATCTTCTTGTGGGCCCTATGTTGAATCAGTTAATTCCCGTACTATTCGGATATACGGGCGGCAAGTTGTTAGGGGGACAAAGAGGAGCTGTCGTTGCTGCAGTTGTCACAATGGGACTGACACAGGCAAGCTCCGTTCCCATGATCATCGGTGCGATGGCAATCGGGCTTTTTACCGGTTGGCTCATCCAATGGATCGATAAGAAGCTTGAACATCGGCTGCCGGCTGGCTTTGAATTATTATTGGCAAATTTTATTGCAGCGATTGTAGCTGTTGTTCTCACACTGATTTGTTTTGCCTTTTTGGGACAGGTTGTATCGTCATTCATAAAAGATATGAATCATGTACTGGAGATTATTGTCAACTCCGACTGGTTGCTGTTGTCCTCTGTTTTGATCGAACCGGCAAAAGTTTTCTTCTTTAATAACGTAATCAATCATGGCATTTTGGCGCCCTTGGGGATCCAGCAAACGAAAGAGATGGGGAAATCTGTTTTCTTTCTGCTCGAAAGTAATCCGGGTCCAGGCATCGGAGTCTTATTGGCGTATTGGCTGCGAACGACAGGGGAAGAGAGAAAGGGAGTCAAAACCGCATTGATTATCCATGCATTGGGAGGCGTACATGAAGTATACTTTCCCTATGTTTTGATGAACCTGCGCCTGCTCTTCTCTGTCATTGCCGGTGGAATCGCAGGTATTGCCGTCTTTCAATTTTTTGATGTTGGTCTTGTTTCGATTGCTTCACCCGGCAGCATCCTTATTTTGGCTGTATTATCCCCACATGATGACTTGCCTTTTGTCATGTTGGGTGTAATGGCTTCCGCACTTGTTTCCTTTTTGACTGGCTATATGATTTTACGGATTCCCTTGCACAAAGCAGTGAATCATACAATAAGCCGACCGAATTTGACAGAATTGGGCATTTTACAGCAAACGGAGAGATGGAGTGAGCAGTTGTTTGAAGAAAGACAGCCGCCGAAATCCTGTCGGAAAATACGTACGGTTGTGTTTTCGTGTGATGCAGGGCTGGCGTCAAGTTCAATGGCTGCAGCGCTTCTAAAAAAGAAACTGAAAGTTCTGGAACTCGATATTCATGTGACCAATTCATCCATATATGAGATACCTGCAGAAGCAGATTTGATTATCACGCATAAGACGTTAACGCCAAAAGCCCGGCAAAATGCGCCGGATCGCGAACATATGTCTGTGGAGGCTTTTACGGATATGAAAGTTTATGATGCTGTCATTGCAAGATTGCAAGAGGAATACAAAAGACACTGA